From a region of the Ruminococcaceae bacterium KH2T8 genome:
- a CDS encoding 3-isopropylmalate dehydratase, large subunit codes for MGMTMTQKILASHAGLDEVRSGDLIEAKLDLVLGNDVTTPPAIDVFRKMGAKDVFDKEKVCLVPDHFTPNKDIKSAELTKCMRCFAREQAIENYFELGQKEMGIEHVILPDNGLVFPGDLIIGADSHTCTYGAMGAFSTGVGSTDLACAMASGSTWFKVPEAIKVILTGKPSEYVTGKDIILHLIGRIGVDGALYKSLEFTGDGVHALSMDQRLTISNMAIECGAKNGIFPIDEVTLEYMERVNPERLRNGKYTAFTADEDAEYSEVIEIDLSAVPLTVALPHLPSNTKPASEVDLPIDQVVIGSCTNGRYEDIKTAAEIFKGRHVKEGIRCIVIPGSQRVYRRALDEGLLAIFDDAGCVISTPTCGPCLGGHMGILAEGERCVSTTNRNFVGRMGHVKSEVILAGVPVAAASAIMGKVATPFDLDEGGSAV; via the coding sequence ATGGGAATGACGATGACTCAGAAGATACTCGCGTCACATGCGGGTCTTGATGAAGTTAGAAGCGGTGATCTGATCGAAGCAAAGTTAGATCTCGTCTTGGGCAATGATGTTACGACACCTCCGGCCATCGATGTCTTCAGGAAGATGGGTGCGAAGGATGTATTCGATAAGGAGAAGGTATGTCTCGTACCTGATCACTTTACTCCGAATAAAGATATAAAGTCCGCCGAACTTACGAAGTGTATGAGATGCTTTGCAAGGGAGCAGGCGATAGAGAATTATTTCGAGCTCGGACAGAAAGAGATGGGTATCGAGCATGTTATCCTTCCCGATAACGGACTCGTATTCCCGGGAGATCTCATCATCGGAGCCGATTCTCATACATGTACTTACGGTGCCATGGGAGCTTTCTCGACAGGCGTTGGATCTACCGATCTTGCTTGCGCAATGGCGAGCGGCAGCACCTGGTTCAAGGTACCCGAAGCCATAAAAGTCATTCTTACGGGAAAGCCTTCCGAGTATGTTACGGGTAAGGACATCATCCTTCATCTGATAGGTAGGATCGGAGTGGACGGTGCGCTCTATAAGTCACTGGAATTTACGGGTGACGGTGTACATGCGCTCAGCATGGATCAGAGACTTACGATCAGCAACATGGCTATCGAATGCGGAGCTAAGAACGGAATATTCCCGATAGATGAAGTAACGCTCGAATATATGGAGAGAGTAAATCCCGAGCGTCTTCGTAACGGAAAGTATACTGCTTTCACGGCAGACGAAGATGCTGAGTATTCTGAGGTGATCGAGATCGATCTTTCGGCAGTGCCTCTTACGGTCGCGCTCCCTCATCTTCCGTCTAATACGAAGCCTGCTTCCGAAGTCGATCTTCCCATCGATCAGGTAGTCATCGGTTCATGTACCAACGGCAGATATGAAGACATAAAGACAGCCGCAGAGATCTTTAAGGGCAGGCATGTCAAAGAGGGAATAAGATGCATCGTTATCCCGGGATCTCAGAGAGTCTACAGAAGAGCACTCGATGAAGGGCTCCTTGCGATATTTGACGATGCAGGATGCGTTATCTCGACTCCTACGTGCGGCCCGTGCCTCGGAGGTCATATGGGTATCCTCGCGGAAGGCGAAAGATGCGTTTCTACTACGAACAGGAACTTTGTAGGCAGGATGGGTCACGTAAAGTCGGAGGTCATCCTTGCAGGTGTTCCCGTAGCTGCGGCATCCGCGATCATGGGTAAGGTCGCGACGCCTTTTGATCTTGATGAAGGAGGATCTGCCGTATGA
- a CDS encoding 2-iminobutanoate/2-iminopropanoate deaminase has protein sequence MSKTVYTTNAPESIGPYTQAKVVGNLVFTSGQIPIDPATGDVVEGDISEQAHQSCKNIKAILEEAGTSLENVVKTTCFLADMGDFAAFNEVYAEYFTGKPARSCVAVKTLPKNVLVEIEAIAEV, from the coding sequence ATGAGTAAGACAGTATATACAACGAATGCTCCCGAATCCATCGGACCTTATACGCAGGCTAAGGTAGTAGGCAACCTCGTATTCACATCAGGTCAGATCCCGATAGATCCTGCTACCGGTGATGTAGTAGAGGGCGATATCTCCGAGCAGGCTCATCAGTCCTGTAAGAACATAAAGGCTATCCTCGAGGAGGCAGGCACGTCCCTTGAGAATGTCGTTAAGACAACATGTTTCCTAGCTGACATGGGAGACTTTGCCGCATTTAACGAAGTATATGCAGAGTATTTTACGGGTAAGCCCGCCAGATCCTGCGTAGCTGTAAAGACACTTCCCAAGAATGTACTTGTTGAAATCGAGGCAATAGCTGAAGTATAA
- a CDS encoding ATP-binding cassette, subfamily F, member 3 has translation MPILSVDNISLNFGERRLLDGVSFMVNEGDKIAFIGNNGAGKSTLFKIIKGTVRPDDGKVIRHGNTIVGFLSQNMDEQDLSGSTLKPQKLIDIEERKTALEYEIAAAGDDEARLKPMMDEYSRVTAEYEAMGGYDYDHRMADALAGLGLTGLSERTDLTTLSGGEKMRVCLAQLIVAHPDILMLDEPTNHLDIEAIEWLEEFLSSYGGAVFVISHDRHFIDRVANRVIELQDGNITCYKGNYDDYKIQKEEFLKTQEAYINNLQAELEHQLDVKQTMLSHRNISGYHQREKMVDKLEAVLEKEKAKLPSGSMSMSFNVVPEERSGAEDKILLQVKDVSKKFDDDPFIFEHISFELKANQKIFLAGPNGCGKSTLLTMLMGRQGGFDGSVFISSGATVGYMEQFVPFEDETLSCYEELVARSDLSITEARNMLARFGFRGEDAFKTINVLSGGERSRLYLCCLLQEKPDILFLDEPTNHLDIDSREVLEDALKAYNGAIVCVSHDRFFIDKCADQILGFNLGTAALYDKYAYYRKAVAKAPAAAPVKEEKAEEENVSRETEGKKESRNKAADRKEAAKRRERIRAIENEIEALENEQKELEATFTSGAGAEEYNKYADNAAKIESLYTEYMLLTEEEES, from the coding sequence ATGCCAATACTTAGTGTCGACAACATTTCATTGAATTTCGGAGAACGCCGCCTTCTTGACGGCGTCTCTTTCATGGTGAACGAAGGTGATAAGATCGCGTTCATCGGAAATAACGGTGCGGGAAAATCGACACTCTTTAAGATAATCAAGGGTACGGTAAGACCTGATGACGGTAAGGTCATAAGACACGGCAACACCATCGTCGGATTCCTGTCTCAGAATATGGATGAGCAGGACCTGTCAGGTTCTACATTAAAGCCTCAAAAGCTCATCGATATCGAAGAGCGTAAGACTGCCCTTGAATATGAGATCGCAGCCGCAGGCGATGATGAAGCCAGGCTCAAGCCCATGATGGATGAGTATTCGAGAGTTACTGCCGAATATGAGGCTATGGGCGGATACGATTACGACCATAGGATGGCTGATGCACTTGCGGGCCTTGGTCTTACGGGACTTTCCGAGAGAACGGACCTTACGACTCTTTCGGGAGGCGAGAAGATGAGAGTGTGCCTCGCACAGCTCATCGTTGCACATCCCGATATCCTTATGCTCGACGAGCCTACTAACCACCTTGATATCGAAGCCATCGAGTGGCTCGAAGAATTCCTTTCCTCTTACGGCGGAGCGGTATTCGTTATCTCACATGACCGTCATTTCATCGACAGGGTCGCTAACAGAGTAATAGAGCTTCAGGACGGTAATATCACCTGCTACAAGGGCAACTACGACGACTATAAGATCCAGAAGGAAGAATTCCTGAAGACTCAGGAAGCATATATAAATAACCTTCAGGCGGAGCTCGAGCATCAGCTGGATGTTAAGCAGACGATGCTCTCCCACAGGAATATCTCGGGATATCACCAGCGCGAGAAGATGGTAGATAAGCTCGAAGCCGTACTTGAAAAGGAGAAGGCAAAGCTTCCTTCAGGCAGCATGTCCATGAGCTTCAATGTCGTTCCCGAAGAGCGAAGCGGTGCAGAAGATAAGATCTTACTGCAGGTAAAGGACGTTTCAAAGAAGTTCGACGACGATCCATTCATATTCGAGCATATCTCTTTCGAGCTCAAGGCAAATCAGAAGATATTCCTCGCAGGTCCTAACGGCTGCGGAAAGTCTACGCTCCTTACAATGCTCATGGGACGTCAGGGCGGATTTGACGGTTCGGTATTCATTTCTTCCGGTGCGACGGTCGGATATATGGAGCAGTTCGTTCCTTTCGAAGATGAGACTTTGTCTTGCTACGAGGAGCTCGTCGCAAGAAGTGATCTGAGCATCACGGAAGCAAGGAATATGCTTGCCAGGTTCGGCTTCAGGGGAGAGGATGCCTTTAAGACGATCAATGTGTTATCAGGCGGTGAGAGGTCGAGGCTCTATCTTTGCTGCCTTTTACAGGAAAAGCCCGATATCTTATTCCTCGATGAGCCTACGAACCACCTGGATATCGATTCGAGGGAAGTCCTCGAGGATGCGCTCAAGGCTTATAACGGAGCTATCGTTTGTGTCAGCCATGACCGTTTCTTCATAGATAAGTGCGCTGATCAGATCCTGGGATTTAATCTCGGTACTGCTGCTTTGTACGATAAGTATGCTTACTACCGAAAGGCTGTTGCCAAGGCTCCAGCTGCCGCTCCCGTAAAGGAAGAGAAGGCGGAAGAAGAGAATGTATCACGTGAGACCGAAGGTAAGAAAGAGTCTCGCAACAAGGCAGCAGACCGTAAGGAAGCTGCTAAGAGGAGAGAGAGGATCCGCGCCATCGAAAATGAGATAGAGGCTCTCGAGAATGAACAGAAAGAACTCGAGGCGACGTTCACGTCAGGTGCCGGAGCCGAGGAATACAATAAGTACGCCGATAATGCCGCAAAGATAGAATCGCTTTATACGGAGTACATGCTCCTCACCGAAGAGGAAGAATCCTAA
- a CDS encoding 3-isopropylmalate/(R)-2-methylmalate dehydratase small subunit, with the protein MNVEGKVFKYNDNVDTDVIIPARHLTSADPEQLRLHCMEDIDPNFVNEVKAGDIIVAGKNFGCGSSREHAPIAIKASGVSLVIACDFARIFYRNAINVGLPIMECPEAYEGISAGDVVEADFDTGVITDKTTGKSYKATPFPEFIKKIIDAGGLVGYTKHKTGE; encoded by the coding sequence ATGAATGTAGAGGGTAAGGTATTTAAGTATAACGACAATGTTGATACGGATGTAATAATCCCTGCGCGTCATTTGACGAGCGCAGATCCCGAGCAGCTCAGGCTCCACTGCATGGAGGATATCGATCCGAATTTCGTAAATGAAGTAAAGGCTGGAGACATCATAGTAGCAGGTAAGAACTTCGGATGCGGCTCATCTAGAGAACATGCTCCGATCGCGATTAAGGCCAGCGGAGTATCGCTTGTTATCGCATGTGACTTCGCAAGGATATTCTACAGGAATGCGATCAACGTCGGACTTCCCATCATGGAGTGTCCCGAAGCATACGAAGGTATATCTGCAGGCGATGTCGTAGAAGCTGATTTCGATACGGGAGTCATTACCGATAAGACGACAGGCAAGAGCTATAAGGCGACGCCTTTTCCCGAGTTCATCAAGAAGATAATCGATGCCGGCGGACTTGTCGGTTATACAAAGCATAAGACCGGAGAATAA
- a CDS encoding 2-oxoglutarate ferredoxin oxidoreductase subunit beta, whose translation MAVVFEPTKGLTDKPFHYCPGCNHGIIHRIIAESMVELGILEDTVSVASVGCTYNSYDYFACDAVQAAHGRAPAVATGIKRTLKDKIVFTYQGDGDLASIGTAEIIHAAARGEKITAFFVNNAVYGMTSGQMAPTTLLGQVTTTSPFGRDASYQGYPINVSELISQLTGAVYVERVCLTDFKNIQNAKKAVQKAFKVQQAGLGFSMVEFLSTCPTNWGKEPVESMEWLKEKMIPQYPLGCFKGADIDFSKKEA comes from the coding sequence ATGGCTGTAGTATTCGAGCCTACAAAGGGCCTTACAGATAAGCCGTTCCATTACTGCCCCGGTTGTAATCACGGTATCATCCACAGAATCATCGCAGAGTCCATGGTGGAGCTTGGTATCCTCGAGGACACTGTATCAGTTGCATCCGTAGGATGTACATATAACAGCTACGATTACTTTGCTTGTGACGCAGTTCAGGCTGCTCACGGTAGAGCTCCCGCTGTTGCAACAGGTATCAAGAGAACACTAAAGGACAAGATCGTCTTCACATATCAGGGTGACGGTGACCTTGCATCCATCGGTACTGCCGAGATCATCCACGCAGCTGCAAGAGGAGAGAAGATCACAGCTTTCTTCGTAAATAACGCAGTTTACGGTATGACCAGCGGTCAGATGGCTCCTACAACGCTCCTGGGACAGGTAACTACAACATCTCCCTTCGGTAGAGATGCTTCTTACCAGGGTTATCCCATCAACGTATCCGAGCTCATCTCTCAGCTTACCGGTGCCGTTTATGTAGAGCGTGTATGCCTTACTGACTTCAAGAATATCCAGAATGCCAAGAAGGCTGTTCAGAAGGCTTTCAAGGTTCAGCAGGCAGGTCTCGGATTCTCTATGGTAGAGTTCCTTTCAACGTGTCCCACTAACTGGGGTAAGGAGCCTGTTGAGTCCATGGAGTGGCTCAAGGAAAAGATGATCCCTCAGTATCCCTTAGGATGCTTCAAGGGTGCTGATATCGACTTCAGCAAGAAGGAGGCGTAA
- a CDS encoding 3-isopropylmalate dehydrogenase, with translation MSGKCYKIAVILGDGIGPEVTTSAVKVLKAVSEKFGFDMVFEEYKAGGCAIDEFGLPLPEETLEGCKASDAVLLGAVGGPKWDKVDATLRPEKALLGLRAGLGLYSNLRPALLFEDLASASPLKNVSNIDILIVRELTGGIYFGEHGRYESDALLSDGSAKGTVAYDTESYSRTEIDRIVREAFRYAMGRNKKLTLVDKANVLESSRLWREVAETIAPEFPEVALDYLYVDNCSMQLINRPETFDVIVTSNMFGDILSDEAGMITGSIGMLPSASLGAPGTPGMYEPVHGSAPDIAGSGKANPLATILSAAMLLRWSLDESEAADAIESAVRKTLAAGYRTADIASSPDDNILNTEAMTLKVLENI, from the coding sequence ATGAGTGGTAAGTGTTATAAGATAGCCGTGATTCTCGGTGACGGGATAGGCCCCGAGGTTACTACCTCAGCCGTAAAGGTACTGAAGGCCGTATCCGAGAAGTTCGGATTCGACATGGTATTTGAAGAATATAAGGCAGGCGGATGTGCGATCGACGAGTTCGGTTTACCTCTTCCCGAAGAGACCTTAGAAGGATGCAAGGCATCTGATGCAGTTCTGCTCGGAGCTGTCGGAGGTCCAAAGTGGGATAAGGTCGATGCTACCTTAAGACCCGAGAAAGCACTCCTCGGACTTCGCGCGGGACTCGGTCTTTACTCGAATTTAAGACCTGCTCTGCTCTTCGAAGATCTTGCTTCGGCATCGCCTCTTAAGAATGTCAGCAATATCGATATCCTTATCGTTCGCGAGCTTACGGGCGGCATCTATTTCGGCGAGCACGGAAGATACGAATCCGACGCATTGCTCTCTGACGGTTCTGCCAAGGGTACTGTCGCTTACGATACGGAGAGCTACTCAAGGACCGAGATCGACAGGATCGTCCGTGAAGCTTTCCGCTATGCGATGGGAAGAAATAAGAAGCTAACCTTGGTTGATAAGGCGAATGTACTTGAGTCGAGCAGGCTTTGGCGCGAGGTCGCCGAGACGATAGCTCCCGAATTCCCCGAGGTGGCACTCGACTATCTTTATGTCGATAACTGCTCGATGCAGCTCATCAACCGCCCTGAGACATTCGACGTTATAGTAACGTCTAATATGTTCGGAGATATCCTTTCGGATGAAGCCGGCATGATCACCGGATCTATCGGCATGCTGCCGTCGGCTTCCCTGGGTGCTCCCGGAACTCCGGGCATGTACGAGCCCGTTCACGGTTCGGCTCCCGATATCGCAGGCAGCGGAAAGGCCAATCCTTTGGCAACTATCCTCTCGGCTGCTATGCTCCTGAGGTGGTCGCTCGACGAAAGCGAAGCCGCGGATGCCATAGAGAGCGCGGTCAGAAAGACTCTTGCGGCAGGGTACAGGACGGCGGATATAGCCTCATCGCCTGACGATAATATCCTTAATACGGAAGCGATGACGCTCAAGGTTCTCGAGAATATCTGA
- a CDS encoding 2-oxoglutarate ferredoxin oxidoreductase, gamma subunit, with the protein MTDFSIILAGFGGQGILSAGKMAAEAALYEGKEVSWFPSYGPEMRGGTANCSVVISDEPIGSPVVNDADVVVCLNQPSMEKFEPCIKPGGVLIIDSSLIHIKPTRTDIRFIPMNASEIASDLGNMAFATISMLGCLAKATGCFKRESFESALYEVLPERRHKLIPGNVEAFDRGAKFAE; encoded by the coding sequence ATGACTGACTTTTCGATCATACTTGCAGGATTCGGCGGACAGGGTATCCTCTCTGCAGGCAAGATGGCTGCCGAGGCAGCTCTTTACGAGGGTAAGGAAGTATCCTGGTTCCCTTCATACGGTCCCGAGATGAGAGGCGGTACTGCTAACTGTTCCGTTGTTATCTCAGATGAGCCTATCGGTTCTCCCGTAGTCAACGACGCAGATGTTGTTGTCTGCCTCAACCAGCCTTCGATGGAGAAGTTCGAGCCCTGCATCAAGCCCGGCGGAGTTCTCATCATCGACTCTTCGCTCATCCATATCAAGCCTACCAGAACTGATATCAGGTTCATTCCCATGAATGCTTCTGAGATCGCTTCTGACCTTGGTAACATGGCTTTCGCTACGATCTCCATGCTCGGATGCCTTGCAAAGGCTACAGGTTGCTTCAAGAGGGAGTCTTTCGAGTCTGCTCTTTATGAAGTACTTCCCGAGAGAAGACATAAGCTCATCCCCGGAAACGTTGAAGCTTTCGACAGAGGAGCTAAGTTCGCTGAGTAA